GGTGGCCTTCGCTCTTGGCATTTGAAGGGGTGGCTGCTTTTCCCAGATCAGGTTTGGAGGCTTCCCTTTTCCGGGAGGTGGTATCCAGCTTTCTTTCCCTGGAATGCAGAATACATTCATCCACTCTCCTCTATCTTGGAAACTTTGAGGGAACATTTTTAGCCAGACAGAAGTCAACCGACACCATAACGTGGTTTTaatgactcatttatttattcaaaattaaaatctgcTATGAAGACAGACAAACAATGTAACATTCCCAGAGGAATTGAGTTGCTTCTAGTTCAAACTGAGTTCTATTAGAACCAATTTTAGGTTGTTATAAATAACAAGCTGACCACAGCTTTCAAGAATGAAGTGGTTGGGGAATGAGGTCAGGGAAATCCCTCAGAGCCACTGGAATATTAATCGTCAAAGCGGCTCCCTGGTTTCTCTTCCTAAGAGCATGAGTCTCGATAATACTCGGGGAGCCCAAGGACCCGGATGGGTCCAGGGACAAGAGAAATTAGAGGGCAGTCAGGGAAAACAGCCCAACAGCTGGCAAGCATGGTTAGGCTTGGAATGGAAACTGCAGCTAGCTCCACAAGGAACATTTCTTTATATAActtacaatttctttttaaacactAAAATACCATAGGGTATCACCCTATGGAAACAGCTTAAACACAGgtgaaattaataaatattgaaaaaaaagtataatattcGGCTTCTTCCCAAATAGCTCACAGAGAAGCTCAGTAAATAAATAGATGTGGGAGCTGAGGTATCAGAGGTAATAAATACTCTAGGGGAGAGGCACAGTAGAGGTCTCCAGGGAGCTGGCTCTGCTCTCCCAGAACCCTGGGTCGGATTTCAGAGGTTTATGTCGGGGAGTCTAGTCGAGTCACCATCCTGGAGGTCTCCTTCCCTAGAATGCTTCAGTTTTACATCTTCGTTGTCATGTAGGATTCTATGTAGTTGATGAAGATGTCAAACTCACTCATGGCTTTGTAGACACCCCTCTCTTGGAGCTGTGTGGGGAGAGAAGATGTGTTCAGTGAAAACTCCCTCTGAGCAAGTGAGTGGGTCCTTGCTGGGATGGTCATGACCCTGGGCCCAGAGGCTGCACTAGCTTGCTTGCATTGGGAGATGAAGGACAGACTCTGGGCATCCGGAGAGATGCCCAACTGTCAGCAAAGGCTATGCATTGGCCTGGACCTTGCCCAGTGGGCAGCAAGAAGAACGTTCACTTTGCAAAGAGCAGTTTTTCGAACGGTGCTTTTCCAGCAATTTTAAAGGTCATGTGCTCACACGACGCTTATTCAGTATCTGATGAAAACACATTAGCGGAACCACTTTGAAAGAAAgacaatgagagagagagagagagagagagagagagagagaaaggtagcCTTGTTCCTGTTTATGTTCCCCTACCCGTGGAGAGAGCAGGCCCAGCCCCGCTGCTCTGACCTACTGCAGGGGGGTTCATGGCCCCTGATGCTGGAACCTGCCCAGGGTCTGTCCCTTGCCCACGAGGAGGACATAGGCCCCATGGCTTCTGGAAAATGGGGTAGAAGAGCTCATGGACAGTTGGAAGTGAGAAAGGCCACTTCGTTTGAGAGCTGAGATTCTCAGGCACCTTGTATGTGACTGGCGGGTGAAAGAGAGGGGTCAAGTCAGGTAAGGAGAGCTCTGCTTCCTGCTCTGGGCTCAGGGGCGCTTGGGCTGCGCCCCTGGGTGTGTTTCTAAGTGCACGTTCACGTGTCAGCTTCCTGCACGTGCGGCTTCAGGCTGGATCCCAACAAGCTACTTTCTGTTTCCTCAGTCACTCTCCCCAGCACCCCACTCACTGTGTTCACAGCTGGCGGGCCGGCCCAACCGGCAGGCCTGCAAAGGCAGGGAGCAGTCATTTAGAAAGCCCCAAAGACActtcacagaaaacaaatataactGAGGTGGCAGCCCCTCACTGGATGAAGAGGTCACCCCACTTGCTGGGTTCCTACACTCCCTCCGAGCAAAGTTCAGGGCCTGCTGAGCACCTGCCCACCTCCGCCCCTTCGGGAGTGGATGGAGGTCACGGTCCTCAGGCCCTTCCCGCCAGCAGCCCAGGCTTACCATATTGAAGACTCTCTTCACCTGCTCCACCGCCTTGCTCTTGTTTTCGCAGGGCAGAAAACGATGCTGTGGAAAAGGAGAAACTATGAGCAACACTGGCGCCTGGTCCCGGATGCACCGTGCTTCAGAGACagcctgggagcaggaggaggccaGCTCATCTTGAAGGCCCACCCTGCAGCTCAGGGAGGACTGAGCCTTCCCCGCCAGGCAGAGAAGAAACACAGCAAGGCAGGGGCCAGGCGGCATGTGTGTCTCTAGGAGCTCCTCCCCACTGTTAACAAGGCTGCATCAACACCTCCGTCTTGGAGTTTCCTTCCGGGAGCATCCCAGTGCCAACCAGACTGCTGAGCCAGCCCTTCTTCCATCCTGTCCCGCTTCTGGCCTGTCCCCCTCCTTGGTCCTAGCCACGAGGACCATTTCTAAGTGCCCTGTGGAGCAGAGACACAGGGTCAGCCCTGCCAGCCAACACCCTTGCCTAGCGCTGTCCTGCAAATAGAGCCCAACTGATTTCTCAACATCGGCGAGGAAACCGGTGGGGAGGGTATCATTGCAGTTGGAGGGATCAGTAATCCTGGGGGATTATTCGCAGACACTAGCCTGGGACCAAGGAGACCCCTGGCCCTTCTAAAATGCCGGGACAATCCTGGCAGTCAGCCGGGCCCCACCTGAAGCTCTGTTTTCAAAAGATCgagaagaagaggaaggggcTTTCCCTCTCCTGGGCCCTCCACCTCTGCCTGCTCCTGTGGGGCCCAGGGCCTTGgttcccagggacaagggagccctGGTTGAAGCTCTGGGCCCCTTTCACGTCGAGACTGGGGACTGGCTAATAACCCACGAATGACTCACAAATAACAGGAAAGCAATTGCAAATCTTCACATGTAAGCATTCAGCAGCCACCCCCACCCGCGGCTTTGAGAGAGCCGAGCTAGGCCTGGGGCTCCGGAGGGGCAGGGCACCCGCCGGCCGGTGTCCCGGGGTCTCTGGGCGAGAGCAGGGCTCGAAGAGGAGGTCTCAGGACGAGCccagaggagccagagccagccTGCTACTCACACAGCGCCGCAGCCGCAGCCGGAGGGTCTTCAGCTTCTCCCCCAGCGAGTTCACGTGCTCCTTGATGTCAGGCCCATGGTTCTCAGCCTGtggcatcacctcctccaggtaAAACTGGATCATTTCCGACAAGGCTTGGCAACCCAGGTAACCCTGAGGGCGGAAGCCAAGGCGGGTGGTGACCCGGGAGGAAGGGCTACACTGCCTGAGAGGATGGCTGTGTTCCCCAGGGACCTCGTTCAGTGGCCACCTCCCCCTGGAACGAAGCCCTTGGCAACACCCAACCCTCTGCCTCCCCCTGGCTATGTGCTGAGTTAAGATCTTCCcacttctcctttttttaaagtgaaggaaGCAGACCCAGCTCCCTGCAGGCGAAGAAGCCGAGCCTCCCTTAGGCACACCATTCGCTCCCTGCCCCCGCCAAACGCGCTCACCCCAGACCTCACCTTAAAGTCATCCAGCAGAGACTGGGTCAACAGCATGCTGTTCAGTTGGTCCTTCATTTGCTGCAAGAAGAACACAAGGAGAGTGAACCCAAGGTTCGGAGCAATGCTGAGAATGACTGTCTTTCTGATATCCTTTTATTGAGAGACGTTTTGATTTTTAATCAACACAGCCCTGTCTCCAAAAGGGAAAGGAGGGCTTTGAAACAGGACATTCAACAGCACTGAAAGCCCTTAGTTAAACCAGGTTGTCCTCCGGGAATCAAGTTCTTTTAAAAACCTGGTTGATTTTGAAGGCAAGGCAGAAACCTGCCTGGGTCCCAGGCTTCTTTCTGTAGAGCTGCGTCACATGTGCAGGGACCCTCATTGCCAACCCCTCAGCACCCTCAGCTTTGCTGTCTCCTCCCTGCCAACATCCAGCTGCAGCGCTGACCGTTCTCTGGGAGTGGCAAGCATCTTCTCCTGCAGGTCTCCCCCTATATGCGCTACCCCCAACCAGCTGTCTTTCAGGTTCTAGAAGCCCTCCAAGCTGAGGCAACTTTTGTATCCTTGCCATGGGGTTTTGGGAACATCTTCACCTCCAATCAGATCTCTCCCAGCCAATGAGGTATTGAGCTCCAGAGGAATCCTTTACAGATTTCCTAGCACCGGCTAGACAGtgcctttacatttttaaagacaacTTTTCTTGCACAACCTGCTGCATCACCAGAGCTCAGATTAACTCACTGAACCCACAGTTTGACCCGGGACTCTTAAGAATTTCAGCTTCGAGAGGTGGAGGTGAGTGAAAAGGAGGCTCTCGTGAGTGCCTGCAGAATGGCTCTTCCTGCAGTCctaagggagaaaggaaggacagGAGGGCTTTGTACTCACAAAGAAAGTCTTCACTTTGCCGAAGGCAGCTCGGAGCTCCCGCAGCATGTGGGGCAGGCTGGCTGGGAAGTGGGTACAGCTGCTGTCAGACAGGGTGCTGGCATCTCGGCTGGCTGCCACCCCAGCCAGGAAGACCAGGCAACAGAGCACGGCTGAGCTGCTGGGCATGGCGGAGCTCTGTCTTCTTCGTTGAGTCGGACTTGTGGTTTGGTTTTGCAAGAGCAAGCCCCTGTTGTGTAGACCTTCACCTAAT
The sequence above is a segment of the Ovis aries strain OAR_USU_Benz2616 breed Rambouillet chromosome 12, ARS-UI_Ramb_v3.0, whole genome shotgun sequence genome. Coding sequences within it:
- the IL10 gene encoding interleukin-10 precursor (The RefSeq protein has 2 substitutions compared to this genomic sequence); its protein translation is MPSSSAVLCCLVFLAGVAASRDASTLSDSSCTHFPASLPHMLRDVRAAFGKVKTFFQMKDQLNSMLLTQSLLDDFKGYLGCQALSEMIQFYLEEVMPQAENHGPDIKEHVNSLGEKLKTLRLRLRRCHRFLPCENKSKAVEQVKRVFNMLQERGVYKAMSEFDIFINYIESYMTTKM
- the IL10 gene encoding interleukin-10 isoform X1, whose translation is MPSSSAVLCCLVFLAGVAASRDASTLSDSSCTHFPASLPHMLRELRAAFGKVKTFFQMKDQLNSMLLTQSLLDDFKGYLGCQALSEMIQFYLEEVMPQAENHGPDIKEHVNSLGEKLKTLRLRLRRCHRFLPCENKSKAVEQVKRVFNMVSLGCWREGPEDRDLHPLPKGRRWAGAQQALNFARRECRNPASGVTSSSSEGLPPQLYLFSVKCLWGFLNDCSLPLQACRLGRPASCEHSEWGAGESD